DNA from Gammaproteobacteria bacterium:
CTGCCATAACTTTTAAACGCGCCAACATCGCTTCTGTAACTTCTTGGCCTTTCGGCACTACTAAAGCATCGTTCGTTGTTACAATATTTTCATCAGTCGTCATATTTAACGTTAATTCACCTACCGTCACCATTTTACGTATGCCTGCCGTATCATCGGCGGCTTTAACATCTGCATACAAAGCCACTAAAGCAGGATGATAAATGCTGGCTTTACTTTTTAATTCGTTCAACGTGGTTTGAATAGATTTGCCCCGCACTTCGCTGGCATCTAATATTTCAGATAATTTCAACAATTGCGCGCCCAATACAACTGCATCTAATTTTTCTAGTGGCGTATTTTCATGCGCTCCCACATTGTCGGCTTGATTTTTAATCATACTAGCCACCGCTTTTAAACGCGGTATTTTAATAATTAAATCATGCGCAACCGCAGGATGTCCCGCATAACTTTCTCGCTCTTGCGGACTCAGTGCTTGATCAGCGTAAACCTTGGCTAAAATATCTGCCGGCATAGTGACGCAACCCAACTGCGACAACATGGCGGCTAATTCAAACTGCCATTTATTTTTAACGTCTAGTTTGTTCATGCCATGTCGAACATAATGACGAATTCTAGAACTACGACTAAAGGCAGCGGGATTTACCAAACTTAAAACATCGGTTAAAACTTTAACGCTACCAAATAAGGTTTTTTCCAATAATTCTTTTTCAACCGTGGCTAAGCGATTTTGTTCAACAGCAGTAGTTAACACTTCTAGAAAAAATTCTGGGGGGCAAGGCTTAGTTAAGAAACGAAAAATTTGTCCTTCGTTAACCGCTGACACCGCTGATTCCATATCAGATTGTCCGGTCAATAATATCCGCACGGTATGAG
Protein-coding regions in this window:
- a CDS encoding response regulator — translated: MSEVELAKILCVDDEPNVLAGLKRQLRNKFDVHTAESGAEGLKLLRENGPFPVVVSDMRMPQMNGAEFLSKVRQHFPHTVRILLTGQSDMESAVSAVNEGQIFRFLTKPCPPEFFLEVLTTAVEQNRLATVEKELLEKTLFGSVKVLTDVLSLVNPAAFSRSSRIRHYVRHGMNKLDVKNKWQFELAAMLSQLGCVTMPADILAKVYADQALSPQERESYAGHPAVAHDLIIKIPRLKAVASMIKNQADNVGAHENTPLEKLDAVVLGAQLLKLSEILDASEVRGKSIQTTLNELKSKASIYHPALVALYADVKAADDTAGIRKMVTVGELTLNMTTDENIVTTNDALVVPKGQEVTEAMLARLKVMAANNVIKQPFRVIVR